A single region of the Polymorphum gilvum SL003B-26A1 genome encodes:
- a CDS encoding isocitrate/isopropylmalate dehydrogenase family protein: MDLLVLPGDGIGPEITDATVRVLRTADTRFRLGLSLSEDRIGLAALKAEGTTLPERVRERALAADGVVLGPVSHNEYPPVAQGGINPSGALRKQMQLYANIRPARSRPGLPTPIARPVDLVVMRENLEGFYADRTMFAGGGEFMPVPGVALAMRKITADGSRRIAEAAFALAATRPARRVAAIHKQNVMRMSDGLFLDEVRAVAKAYPDIAYEEVLVDSAAALLVRAPERFDVLVTTNMFGDILSDLASELAGGLGLAASLNLGADHAVAQAQHGSAPDIAGKDLANPTSLIVSSAMLLRHLGATAAADAIEAAIDAALAHPETRTRDLGGALGTAAFADTVSRLIEDIAP; this comes from the coding sequence ATGGACCTTCTCGTTCTCCCGGGCGACGGCATCGGCCCGGAAATCACCGATGCCACGGTCCGCGTGCTGCGCACGGCCGACACGCGCTTCCGGCTGGGCCTCAGCCTGTCGGAGGACCGGATCGGCCTTGCAGCGCTGAAGGCCGAAGGCACCACCCTGCCGGAGCGCGTGCGCGAGCGCGCGCTGGCGGCCGATGGCGTGGTGCTGGGACCGGTCTCGCACAATGAATATCCGCCGGTCGCGCAGGGCGGCATCAATCCGTCGGGCGCCCTGCGCAAGCAGATGCAGCTTTACGCCAACATCCGCCCGGCCCGGTCGCGGCCGGGGCTGCCGACGCCGATCGCCCGGCCGGTCGATCTCGTCGTCATGCGCGAGAACCTGGAAGGCTTCTACGCCGACCGCACCATGTTCGCCGGCGGCGGCGAGTTCATGCCGGTACCCGGCGTCGCGCTGGCCATGCGCAAGATCACGGCCGATGGATCGCGCCGCATTGCCGAGGCGGCCTTCGCCCTTGCTGCCACGCGGCCGGCGCGACGGGTGGCCGCGATCCACAAGCAGAACGTCATGCGCATGTCCGACGGCCTGTTCCTGGACGAGGTGCGGGCCGTCGCCAAGGCGTATCCGGACATCGCCTACGAGGAAGTCCTGGTCGATTCCGCCGCCGCGCTGCTGGTGCGCGCGCCGGAGCGCTTCGATGTGCTGGTGACGACCAACATGTTCGGCGACATCCTGTCGGATCTGGCCTCCGAACTGGCGGGCGGTCTCGGCCTTGCCGCATCGTTGAACCTCGGCGCCGATCATGCCGTAGCGCAGGCCCAGCACGGCTCGGCGCCGGACATCGCGGGAAAGGACCTCGCCAACCCGACCTCTTTGATCGTTTCGTCGGCCATGCTGCTGCGCCACCTCGGCGCCACCGCGGCTGCCGACGCGATCGAGGCTGCGATCGACGCCGCCCTTGCTCACCCCGAAACCCGCACCCGCGACCTCGGCGGCGCCCTCGGCACCGCCGCCTTTGCCGATACGGTCTCCCGCCTCATCGAGGACATTGCACCATGA
- a CDS encoding 4-oxalomesaconate tautomerase, translating into MTQIAIPYHFLRGGSSRGPYFNRADLPQDLDTLANVLVAVVGAGHPHNIDGIGGGTAVTTKVAMLSRSETPDADVDYFFAQVSVEEPLVDFKPTCGNILSGVGPAAIEMGLVEPQGDKTRVRIRAVNTGARVEAIVDTPDGKVNYEGDTAIDGVPGTAAPVFLNFLDVVGSSCGALLPTGNLRDTIDGYEVTCMDVAMPMVIGRAADFGITGYETAADLDADRELMARIEAVRLEAGRRMGMGDVAKSVTPKFGLIAPARDGGTFAARYFMPWNCHPTMAVTGSQCLASCALTPGTVADGLVATPEGVPALVLIEHPMGQIDVTVDYENGPNGFELRSAGLVRTARLLARGEVLVPERAFTAKTAKTAGA; encoded by the coding sequence ATGACCCAGATCGCCATTCCCTATCACTTCCTGCGCGGCGGCAGCTCGCGCGGCCCCTATTTCAACCGGGCGGATCTGCCGCAGGATCTCGACACGCTGGCGAACGTGCTGGTCGCCGTCGTCGGCGCCGGCCACCCGCACAACATCGACGGCATCGGCGGCGGCACGGCGGTGACCACCAAGGTCGCCATGCTCAGCCGCTCCGAAACGCCGGATGCGGACGTCGACTATTTCTTTGCCCAGGTGTCGGTCGAGGAGCCGCTGGTCGACTTCAAGCCGACCTGCGGCAACATCCTGTCGGGCGTCGGCCCGGCGGCCATCGAGATGGGCCTGGTCGAACCGCAGGGCGACAAGACGCGCGTGCGCATCCGCGCCGTCAACACCGGGGCCCGCGTCGAGGCGATCGTCGACACGCCGGACGGCAAGGTGAACTACGAGGGCGACACCGCCATCGACGGCGTGCCCGGTACCGCCGCGCCGGTGTTCCTCAACTTCCTCGATGTCGTCGGCTCCAGCTGCGGCGCGCTGCTGCCGACCGGCAACCTGCGCGACACGATCGACGGCTATGAAGTCACCTGCATGGATGTCGCCATGCCGATGGTGATCGGGCGCGCCGCCGACTTCGGCATAACCGGCTACGAGACGGCGGCCGACCTCGATGCCGACCGCGAGCTGATGGCGCGCATCGAGGCCGTCCGCCTCGAGGCGGGTCGGCGCATGGGCATGGGCGACGTTGCCAAGTCGGTAACGCCGAAGTTCGGCCTGATCGCACCGGCGCGCGACGGCGGCACCTTCGCGGCGCGCTACTTCATGCCGTGGAACTGCCATCCGACCATGGCCGTGACCGGCTCTCAGTGCCTCGCCTCCTGCGCTTTGACGCCCGGCACGGTGGCAGACGGCCTCGTCGCCACGCCGGAGGGCGTGCCGGCGCTGGTGCTGATCGAGCATCCGATGGGGCAGATCGACGTCACCGTCGACTACGAGAACGGCCCCAACGGCTTCGAGCTGCGCTCCGCCGGCCTTGTGCGCACGGCGCGCCTGCTTGCGCGCGGCGAGGTGCTGGTGCCGGAGCGCGCCTTCACGGCCAAGACGGCGAAGACGGCAGGCGCATGA
- a CDS encoding thiamine pyrophosphate-binding protein has product MSGLHCYDALARAFLNEGVRACFALLGDANMNFATRLSDGGCRMIYVRHEHTTVSAAMSYARATGEVGVATVTCGPGLTQTMTALAAAARAGIPLVVFAGEAPISTAWYNQGIDQAPFVTACGAAYVALHHPARLAVGVRDAFLQAKTENRPVVVGVPFDLQDQPWTEAAMPAPSGAVLPKASPMPPHPDDVRRAAELVAGSRRIVVIGGRGALLADAAPACRALAEACGGLLANTLPARGLFDDDPFSVGIAGGFSSDVAREAFAEADLVIAVGMSLAAHAADAGRLYPRAAVLHVDTRPRAISQGRLAATHHLRADARLGIEALTSALPPARPERWRSDDLARAIRERPADSTVFPARPGTLDPRDVVRALDAVLPREWESVNSSGHCSYFTAHMRGRPAERFHTIREFGAIGNGLAYAIGVAAARPDTKVVLFDGDGSLLMHVQELETIHRHGLDILICVLNDGAYGSEIHKLRFEGLSDAGAVFGYTDLATLARGFGLDGRRIDDLDAVGEIALAAGRTRSAALWDFHVSDAVVSPVIRRSHSAKP; this is encoded by the coding sequence ATGAGCGGACTGCACTGCTACGACGCCCTGGCGCGGGCGTTCCTGAACGAGGGCGTGCGCGCCTGCTTCGCCCTGCTCGGCGACGCCAACATGAACTTTGCCACCCGGCTGTCGGATGGCGGCTGCCGGATGATCTACGTGCGCCACGAGCACACGACCGTGTCGGCGGCGATGTCCTATGCCCGGGCGACCGGCGAGGTCGGGGTCGCCACCGTCACCTGCGGTCCGGGCCTGACGCAGACCATGACGGCGCTCGCCGCCGCGGCGCGCGCCGGCATTCCGCTGGTCGTGTTCGCGGGCGAGGCGCCGATCTCGACCGCCTGGTACAACCAGGGCATCGACCAGGCGCCGTTCGTCACCGCCTGCGGCGCGGCCTATGTCGCCCTGCATCATCCGGCGCGCCTTGCGGTCGGCGTGCGTGATGCCTTCCTGCAGGCGAAGACGGAAAACCGCCCGGTGGTGGTCGGCGTGCCATTCGACCTGCAGGACCAGCCGTGGACGGAGGCGGCGATGCCGGCGCCGTCCGGCGCCGTCCTGCCCAAGGCCTCGCCGATGCCGCCGCATCCCGATGATGTCCGTCGGGCCGCGGAGCTCGTGGCCGGATCGCGCAGGATCGTCGTCATCGGCGGCCGCGGCGCGCTGCTGGCCGACGCCGCACCGGCCTGCCGGGCGCTGGCCGAGGCCTGCGGCGGGCTGCTCGCCAACACGCTGCCGGCGCGCGGCCTGTTCGACGACGATCCCTTCAGCGTCGGCATCGCCGGCGGCTTTTCCTCGGACGTCGCCCGCGAGGCCTTCGCCGAGGCCGATCTGGTCATCGCCGTGGGCATGAGCCTGGCCGCCCATGCCGCCGATGCCGGCCGGCTGTATCCCAGGGCCGCCGTCCTGCATGTCGACACCCGGCCGCGGGCGATCAGCCAGGGCCGCCTGGCCGCGACCCATCACCTGCGCGCCGACGCCCGCCTCGGCATCGAGGCGCTGACGTCCGCGCTGCCGCCGGCGCGGCCGGAGCGGTGGCGCTCGGACGACCTCGCCCGGGCGATCCGCGAACGGCCCGCCGACAGCACCGTCTTCCCGGCCAGGCCCGGCACGCTCGACCCGCGCGACGTGGTCAGGGCGCTCGACGCCGTGCTGCCGCGCGAGTGGGAATCGGTCAACTCGTCGGGGCACTGCTCCTATTTCACGGCGCACATGCGCGGGCGCCCGGCCGAGCGGTTCCATACGATCCGCGAGTTCGGTGCCATCGGCAACGGTCTCGCCTATGCGATCGGCGTCGCCGCCGCGCGGCCCGACACCAAGGTCGTGCTGTTCGACGGCGACGGCAGCCTGCTGATGCACGTGCAGGAACTGGAGACGATCCACAGGCACGGGCTCGACATCCTGATCTGCGTGCTCAACGACGGCGCCTACGGTTCGGAGATCCACAAGCTGCGTTTCGAGGGGCTGTCGGATGCCGGCGCGGTGTTCGGCTACACCGATCTCGCCACGCTGGCGCGCGGCTTCGGCCTGGACGGGCGGCGGATCGACGACCTCGACGCGGTCGGCGAGATCGCCCTTGCCGCCGGACGTACCCGTTCCGCCGCGCTCTGGGACTTCCACGTCTCCGACGCGGTGGTGTCGCCGGTGATCCGTCGCTCCCATTCCGCAAAGCCCTGA
- a CDS encoding D-2-hydroxyacid dehydrogenase family protein, giving the protein MKVHILDDWFDTLKTLPSFRLLDGHDVTVWTDHVEDVDVLADRLAEAEALVLFRERTAITGPLLARLPKLKLISQRSVYPHVDVPACTRHGVLLSSNMQADAPSYAAAELTFALLLAAARQLPAQITSLKAGTWQCGVGKSLRGRTLGLYGYGRIGKAVAGYARAFGMVVQWWGSEDGRARAAAAEESVAPSREAFFATSDAVSVHVRLKPETKGLITLDDLLAMQPGAIFVNTSRSALVAPGALLAALDAGRPGTVAVDVFDKEPLTDPRDPLLTHPRVIATPHIGFVTEDELDGQFADIYAQINAYAAGAPIHMINPDAFGAR; this is encoded by the coding sequence ATGAAGGTGCATATCCTCGACGACTGGTTCGATACGCTGAAGACCCTGCCGAGCTTCCGCCTGCTCGACGGCCACGACGTCACCGTGTGGACCGACCATGTGGAAGATGTCGATGTCCTCGCCGACCGCCTCGCCGAGGCGGAGGCGCTGGTGCTGTTCCGCGAGCGCACGGCGATCACCGGGCCGCTGCTGGCGCGCCTGCCGAAGCTGAAGCTGATCAGCCAGCGCAGCGTCTATCCGCATGTCGACGTTCCCGCCTGCACCCGCCACGGCGTGCTGCTGTCGTCCAACATGCAGGCCGACGCGCCGTCCTACGCGGCGGCGGAACTGACCTTCGCGCTGCTCCTGGCCGCCGCGCGCCAGTTGCCGGCCCAGATCACCTCGCTGAAGGCCGGCACCTGGCAGTGCGGCGTCGGCAAGAGCCTGCGCGGGCGCACGCTCGGCCTGTACGGCTACGGCCGCATCGGCAAGGCCGTGGCGGGCTATGCCAGGGCCTTCGGCATGGTGGTGCAGTGGTGGGGCTCGGAGGACGGCCGGGCGCGTGCTGCCGCCGCCGAGGAGAGCGTGGCGCCAAGCCGCGAAGCCTTCTTCGCGACGTCCGATGCGGTCAGCGTCCATGTCCGGCTGAAGCCGGAGACCAAGGGCCTGATCACCCTCGACGACCTGCTGGCGATGCAGCCGGGCGCGATCTTCGTCAACACCTCGCGCTCGGCGCTGGTCGCGCCGGGGGCGCTGCTTGCGGCGCTCGACGCCGGCCGGCCCGGGACCGTCGCGGTCGACGTCTTCGACAAGGAACCGCTCACCGACCCACGCGATCCGCTGCTGACCCATCCGCGCGTCATCGCCACCCCGCATATCGGCTTCGTGACCGAGGACGAACTCGACGGCCAGTTCGCCGACATCTATGCGCAGATCAACGCCTATGCAGCCGGCGCCCCGATCCACATGATCAATCCGGACGCCTTCGGAGCGCGCTGA
- a CDS encoding AbrB family transcriptional regulator: MSKFLTRARLLTILYAAAGVAAFKILGLPLPFLFGPMAACLIAALLGARMQGMGEVGVGARTILGVAVGASITPAVAAALPAMALSLALMPLYIALIGLIGVPFFRYFCKLDPVTSFYAAMPGGLQDMIIFGQEAGGDVRTLSLIHATRVLVIVTIAPILLTTLYGVSLDNPIGRPMAEVPWHELVLLALAALVGWKLFERLNLFGASIIGPLVVTAILSLTDLVHTRPPAEAIVVAQFFIGLGIGVSYVGVTLNELRRTVLYGVAFVLVLAALAAVFTEIAVLSGLAAPLEAFLAFAPGGQAEMTVLAIIAGADLGFVVTHHLTRLILVITLAPIAARLAGARKKTGPD, encoded by the coding sequence GTGTCCAAATTCCTCACCCGTGCCCGACTGCTTACCATCCTGTATGCCGCTGCGGGCGTGGCGGCGTTCAAGATCCTCGGTCTGCCACTGCCGTTCCTGTTCGGGCCGATGGCCGCCTGCCTGATTGCCGCCCTGCTCGGCGCCAGGATGCAGGGCATGGGCGAGGTCGGCGTCGGCGCCCGCACCATTCTCGGCGTCGCCGTCGGTGCCTCGATCACCCCGGCCGTCGCCGCCGCCCTGCCGGCGATGGCCCTGTCGCTCGCCCTGATGCCGCTCTACATCGCGCTCATCGGCCTGATCGGCGTGCCGTTCTTCCGCTATTTCTGCAAGCTCGACCCGGTGACCTCCTTCTATGCGGCGATGCCCGGCGGGCTTCAGGACATGATCATCTTCGGCCAGGAGGCCGGTGGCGACGTGCGCACCCTGTCGCTCATCCACGCCACCCGCGTCCTGGTCATCGTCACCATCGCGCCGATCCTGCTGACGACGCTGTACGGCGTCTCGCTCGACAACCCGATCGGCCGGCCGATGGCCGAGGTGCCGTGGCACGAACTGGTCCTGCTCGCCCTTGCCGCCCTGGTCGGCTGGAAGCTGTTCGAGAGGCTCAACCTGTTCGGTGCCTCGATCATCGGTCCGCTGGTCGTCACCGCCATCCTGTCGCTGACCGACCTGGTGCACACCCGCCCGCCGGCGGAGGCGATCGTCGTCGCCCAGTTCTTCATCGGCCTCGGCATCGGCGTGTCCTATGTCGGCGTGACGCTGAACGAGTTGCGGCGGACCGTCCTCTACGGCGTCGCCTTCGTCCTCGTGCTCGCCGCGCTGGCCGCGGTCTTCACCGAAATCGCCGTCCTGTCCGGCCTTGCCGCGCCGCTGGAGGCCTTCCTGGCCTTCGCGCCCGGCGGTCAGGCCGAGATGACCGTGCTGGCGATCATCGCCGGCGCCGACCTCGGCTTCGTCGTCACGCATCACCTGACCCGGCTGATCCTGGTGATCACCCTTGCGCCGATCGCCGCCAGGCTGGCGGGCGCCCGCAAGAAGACCGGGCCGGACTGA
- a CDS encoding DUF3830 family protein, whose product MTERNLYLKFVEADVQGIISLYWDNAPETCKAIWGALEKPIRWPATHAMFSGPEIMMGLPEEARNFDPTALPPENQTVLPEVGEVLWFYQPKNFFKIDPSEFWEIGLFYGVGGRTFGPTGWIPCTYFGRMTHNLDAVAEQCRLIRTEGAKVVEIGRVA is encoded by the coding sequence ATGACCGAAAGAAATCTGTACCTCAAATTCGTCGAAGCGGACGTCCAGGGCATCATAAGCCTTTATTGGGACAACGCGCCTGAGACCTGCAAGGCGATCTGGGGTGCGCTTGAAAAGCCGATCCGCTGGCCGGCCACGCATGCCATGTTCTCCGGCCCCGAGATCATGATGGGCCTGCCGGAGGAAGCCCGCAATTTCGACCCGACCGCCCTGCCGCCGGAAAACCAGACCGTGCTGCCGGAAGTCGGCGAGGTGCTCTGGTTCTACCAGCCGAAGAACTTCTTCAAGATCGACCCCAGCGAGTTCTGGGAGATCGGCCTGTTCTACGGCGTCGGCGGTCGCACGTTCGGGCCGACCGGCTGGATTCCCTGCACCTATTTCGGTCGCATGACCCACAATCTCGACGCCGTGGCCGAACAGTGCCGGCTGATCCGCACGGAAGGAGCCAAGGTGGTCGAGATTGGACGGGTCGCCTGA
- a CDS encoding ABC transporter substrate-binding protein, whose amino-acid sequence MMTSKLASTFLGLSALSLMAGTALAQDRTLTINSFGGAYEEAHRKCIITPFEQENGATVQIVTAYSADAFAQLRAQKDAPQFDVIHFSGGQEIVGAAEGLLSPIDEAKLSNAADLYPFAKANLAGGEGPAYSIAAIGLIYNSETAPKAPSSWADLKDPAFADHLVLTDISNGYGMLGFLMLNQVSGGDLDNIQPGLDAVTELLGNGAIVVSTSPEIQQEFAQNDAWVAPYASDYAFTLRKAGLPAKFVQGSEGTPASYITTNLVSGRPNQDLALKFIDKTISPEAQACFAEALRYSPTNAKAELSAEVAADVAYGEDGVKGLLRFDPKVIEANRAKWVEAWNKTIAR is encoded by the coding sequence ATGATGACATCGAAGCTTGCTAGCACGTTCCTCGGCCTTTCGGCGCTCTCCCTGATGGCGGGCACCGCACTGGCGCAGGACAGGACGCTCACCATCAACTCGTTCGGCGGTGCCTACGAGGAAGCGCACCGCAAGTGCATCATCACGCCGTTCGAACAGGAAAACGGTGCGACCGTGCAGATCGTGACGGCCTATTCGGCCGACGCCTTCGCGCAGCTGCGCGCGCAGAAGGACGCGCCGCAGTTCGATGTCATCCACTTCTCCGGCGGCCAGGAGATCGTGGGTGCGGCCGAGGGGCTACTGTCGCCCATCGACGAGGCCAAGCTGAGCAACGCCGCCGACCTCTATCCGTTCGCCAAGGCCAACCTCGCCGGCGGCGAGGGGCCGGCCTACTCGATCGCGGCCATCGGCCTGATCTACAACTCGGAAACCGCTCCCAAGGCGCCGTCGTCCTGGGCCGACCTGAAGGATCCGGCCTTCGCCGACCACCTGGTGCTGACCGATATCTCGAACGGCTACGGCATGCTCGGCTTCCTGATGCTCAACCAGGTGAGCGGCGGCGATCTGGACAACATCCAGCCGGGTCTCGATGCCGTGACCGAACTGCTTGGCAACGGCGCGATCGTCGTGTCGACCTCGCCCGAGATTCAGCAGGAATTCGCCCAGAACGACGCCTGGGTTGCGCCCTACGCGTCCGACTATGCCTTCACCCTGCGCAAGGCCGGCCTGCCGGCCAAGTTCGTGCAAGGTTCCGAAGGCACGCCGGCGAGCTACATCACGACCAACCTGGTCTCCGGCCGCCCGAACCAGGACCTGGCGCTCAAGTTCATCGACAAGACGATCTCGCCGGAAGCCCAGGCCTGCTTCGCCGAAGCCCTGCGTTACTCGCCGACGAACGCCAAGGCCGAGCTTTCTGCTGAGGTCGCGGCGGATGTCGCCTACGGCGAGGACGGGGTCAAGGGTCTCCTGCGCTTTGATCCGAAGGTGATCGAAGCCAACCGCGCCAAGTGGGTCGAGGCCTGGAACAAGACCATCGCCCGCTGA
- a CDS encoding ABC transporter permease codes for MSDRAENLLLALPGLLLLALAFFLPIGQMMLLSLSGPDGPTLEHFARFLGDSYYLGILWRTVRLSLIITAICAVIGFPLAYIMARVGPRLRMWLVIAVILPLMTSVVVRTFGWMVLLSRSGLVPELLRDMGLVGRSFGLMQTETAIVIGMVQVLLPFMTLSILGVVTRIEIRLEEAARTMGCSFLQTMRAVVLPLSLPGIVAGSLLVFTLSASSFVTPNLLGGARIQVLASSIYKSVTQSLEWPFAAAQAVILFVGILLVLVPYIRLSGARHG; via the coding sequence ATGTCAGATCGCGCGGAAAACCTGCTGCTCGCGCTTCCGGGCCTTCTGCTTCTGGCGCTGGCCTTCTTCCTCCCCATAGGCCAGATGATGCTCCTGAGCCTGTCGGGCCCTGACGGTCCCACACTCGAGCATTTCGCCCGCTTCCTCGGCGACAGCTATTATCTCGGCATCCTCTGGCGCACCGTGCGCCTGTCCCTGATCATCACCGCGATCTGTGCCGTCATCGGCTTTCCGCTCGCCTACATCATGGCCAGGGTTGGCCCGCGGCTGCGGATGTGGCTGGTGATCGCGGTCATCCTGCCGCTGATGACCAGCGTCGTCGTGCGCACCTTCGGCTGGATGGTGCTGCTGTCGCGCTCCGGCCTAGTGCCCGAGCTGCTGCGCGACATGGGGCTGGTCGGCCGCAGCTTCGGGCTCATGCAGACCGAGACCGCGATCGTCATCGGCATGGTCCAGGTTCTGCTGCCGTTCATGACCCTGTCGATCCTCGGCGTCGTCACCCGCATCGAGATCCGCCTGGAGGAAGCCGCCCGCACCATGGGCTGCAGCTTCCTGCAGACGATGCGCGCCGTGGTGCTGCCGCTGTCGCTGCCCGGCATCGTCGCCGGCTCGCTGCTGGTGTTCACCCTGTCAGCGAGTTCCTTCGTGACGCCGAACCTCCTGGGCGGTGCCCGCATCCAGGTGCTGGCCTCCTCGATCTACAAGTCGGTGACGCAAAGCCTCGAATGGCCGTTCGCCGCAGCCCAGGCGGTCATTCTGTTCGTCGGTATCCTTCTGGTGCTGGTACCCTATATCCGGCTGTCGGGGGCGCGCCATGGTTAG
- a CDS encoding ABC transporter permease has product MVRSVPGWLRVAAIVFIAATLIVLLAPLIVVIGASVSESQFISFPPQNFSLRWYAAVLSSSAYLSAALISLQIALAVTVTATLVGGAAAIALHRRQLPGSEVLATLFLSPLVLPTIIYAIGMLMFWSATFGPVSPVVLWLGHSVIALPYVVRTTLAVLSESDPALEEAARTMGANRLQRLWLVVVPQCLPGLAAGAFFAFNISFDEAVLSLFLRKPGLTTLPVQIYGQLEFSPDPSVAAVSSLMIAITVVLILVIDRMLGLKRVASV; this is encoded by the coding sequence ATGGTTAGGTCGGTTCCCGGCTGGCTGCGCGTTGCGGCCATTGTCTTCATCGCCGCGACGCTAATCGTGCTGCTGGCGCCGCTGATCGTGGTGATCGGCGCGTCGGTGTCCGAAAGCCAGTTCATCTCGTTTCCGCCGCAGAATTTCTCGCTGCGCTGGTATGCCGCGGTGCTGTCGTCCAGCGCCTATCTGTCGGCGGCCCTGATCAGCCTCCAGATCGCCCTTGCGGTCACGGTCACCGCGACGCTCGTCGGCGGTGCGGCCGCCATCGCCCTGCACCGCCGGCAGTTGCCGGGCAGTGAGGTTCTGGCGACGCTGTTCCTCTCGCCGCTGGTTCTGCCGACGATCATCTATGCGATCGGCATGCTGATGTTCTGGAGCGCGACCTTCGGTCCGGTGTCGCCGGTCGTGCTGTGGCTCGGCCATTCGGTCATCGCCCTGCCCTATGTGGTGCGCACGACGCTCGCCGTTCTGAGCGAATCCGATCCGGCGCTTGAGGAGGCCGCCCGCACGATGGGCGCCAACCGCTTGCAGCGGCTGTGGCTGGTGGTGGTGCCGCAGTGCCTGCCGGGCCTCGCTGCGGGCGCCTTCTTCGCCTTCAACATTTCCTTTGACGAGGCTGTTCTGTCGCTGTTCCTGCGCAAGCCGGGCCTGACCACGCTGCCGGTCCAGATCTACGGTCAGCTCGAGTTCAGCCCCGACCCGTCCGTTGCTGCGGTTTCGAGCCTCATGATTGCCATCACCGTGGTCCTGATCCTGGTGATCGACCGCATGCTCGGGCTGAAGCGTGTTGCGAGTGTCTGA
- a CDS encoding ABC transporter ATP-binding protein has protein sequence MSNVKLESIRKSFGPVDVLHGISVDITSGEFVSLLGASGCGKTTLLRIVAGLESVTSGRVEIDGQDVTALPPERRDISMMFQSYALLPHLSVYENVRFPLRMRRIGNREEQDARVRAALETVQLGALGERRPRQLSGGQQQRVALARAVVSNPKVLLLDEPLSNLDARLREDMQVELIEIHKRLGLTTLFVTHDQEEALSLSDRIVLLNRGRVEQEGTPAQIYASPATRFASSFLGSANLVEATVGEENGQPVAELADGQRLALPAATSLRGAVTLALRQEDLSIGSAGQPAGLRAQVRTRVYLGARNRYVLTLAGAPVRALTSNELAFGSGDMVSLGIDPARVRVLPR, from the coding sequence ATGTCCAATGTGAAGCTTGAATCCATCCGCAAGTCCTTCGGTCCCGTGGATGTCCTGCACGGCATCTCGGTCGACATCACGTCCGGCGAGTTCGTCAGTCTGCTCGGCGCCTCGGGCTGCGGAAAAACCACGCTGCTGCGCATTGTCGCCGGTCTCGAAAGCGTCACCTCCGGCCGGGTCGAGATCGACGGCCAGGACGTCACCGCGCTGCCGCCCGAGCGGCGCGACATCTCGATGATGTTCCAGTCCTACGCCCTGCTGCCGCATCTGTCCGTCTACGAAAACGTCCGCTTTCCGCTGCGCATGCGCCGCATCGGCAACCGCGAGGAGCAGGACGCCCGGGTCAGGGCGGCGCTGGAAACCGTGCAGCTCGGCGCACTCGGCGAACGCCGGCCACGCCAGCTGTCCGGCGGCCAGCAGCAGCGCGTCGCGCTCGCTCGCGCAGTGGTGTCCAATCCCAAGGTGCTGCTGCTCGACGAGCCGCTGTCCAACCTCGACGCGCGCCTGCGCGAGGACATGCAGGTGGAACTGATCGAGATCCACAAGCGGCTGGGCCTGACCACACTGTTCGTCACCCACGACCAGGAAGAGGCCCTCAGCCTGTCCGACCGCATCGTCCTGCTCAACCGCGGACGGGTCGAACAGGAGGGCACGCCCGCGCAGATCTATGCCAGCCCGGCCACCCGGTTCGCCTCCAGCTTCCTCGGCTCGGCGAACCTGGTTGAGGCAACCGTCGGCGAGGAGAACGGCCAGCCGGTCGCCGAACTCGCCGACGGCCAGCGCCTTGCGCTGCCGGCGGCAACCAGCCTGCGCGGCGCGGTCACCCTGGCGCTGCGCCAGGAGGACCTGAGCATCGGTTCCGCCGGGCAGCCGGCGGGGTTGAGGGCGCAGGTGCGCACGCGCGTCTATCTCGGCGCGCGCAACCGTTATGTCCTGACCCTTGCCGGAGCGCCGGTGCGAGCGCTGACCTCGAACGAGCTTGCGTTCGGTTCCGGCGACATGGTGTCGCTCGGCATCGACCCGGCCCGCGTGCGCGTGCTGCCGCGATAG